Sequence from the Planctomycetota bacterium genome:
GACGCCACCGCGCTCGGCGCCGCCGTCCCGATGACCAGGATGGCGGCCAGCGGCCCCTCGAGGCCCATCGCCGCCACAAGGCCCCATCCCAGCAGCGGCCCGACCACCAGCCTCGCCACCACCGCCAGTGCCAGGTCGGCCGGTGCCCGTACGACCTTCACCTGGGCCATCTGGGCCCCGAGCGTCATCAGGGCGACGGGCACATACGCCCCGGAGAGGATGACGAGCGGTTTCCACAGGAGCGTGGCCCGTTCGAGGGCTTCGGCCCCCAGGCCGACGCGCTTCAGGATGAGGGCGGCCACGACGGCATAGGCGAAAGGTAGCCGCAAGGCCTTCAGCATCGCGCGGCCGACGGGGCCTGAGCCGGCCGCCGCGATCACCGCCCCCACCGTGTAGGCCGCCACCCCCTGGCACACCGCGACGATCGCCTGGACCGCCACCGCGTAGTTTTGCGACTCTTCGCTTGCCGCGAACGCCAGCGCCATGACCGGGATGCTGAAGTTCGCGCTGTTGTATAGAATTGTCGAGTTGACGAACGCGCTTCGCAGGGCCCGGTCGTGACGGCGGAGCCGGCTGGCGAAGTGGCCCACGGCGTAGAGCGCCGCCACCATCACCGACGAAAAGAGCACGATCGTGCCGTACGCGCGGGCCCCCAAGTCCGCGTTCAGAATCCGGAAGAAGACGTACGTCGGAATGAGCGCGTACAGGAAGACTTTGGAGAGGACCTCGGCGGCTTGGGGGACGCGCCGGCCAAGCAGGTAGCCCACGGCGATGAGCACGAGCACCGGCCCGACGACGGAGTACGCGATGTAACCGAGGTCCGCGAGATAGTTCATTCGGCCGCGCCCCGTTTCGGGAAGAACATGGCGTCGGCGAATCGCGACTGGAAGTCGGCCTGCTGCGAAAGTTCGACGTGCTCGACGCCGCGGGCCACGTCCTCCGCCGTCCGCCTCAGGTCCCGGTTCACCAGGAGCATCCGCGCCCCCGCGCCCGCCGCGTTGCCGACGAACCGCACCTTCCCGAGCGCGAGGTCCGGCAGAAGGCCGATCGCCAGCGCCCGCTCCGGCCGCACCCTGTTCCCGAACGCGCCGGCCAGGTAAACCTCCTCCACGTCCGACGCCCGCGCGCCCCACAGGCTGAGCAGGATCTGAATCCCCGCGGCGATGGCTCCCTTCGCGAGTTGCACCTCGCGGATGTCCTTCTGCGCGAGGAGGATCGGATGGCCGATTCCCGTCTCGCCGTCCGTGGCGAGGACGAGCGCCGTCTCCGAATCCGTGCGGATGACGCGCTCCGCCAGCGCGTGGCCGCGCTGCCGGAGTTCCTCCGGGGGGCGCATCGTCCCGTTCGGTTTGATGAGGTCGGCCTCGAGCGCCGCGGCCACGGCGTCGATGAGACCCGTGCCGCACAGGCCGACCGGCGGCGCGTCGTCGATCGTGTGGAGCGCGAGGCGCTCGCCGTCGAAGTCCACGCGGTCGATGGCGCCCGTGGCGGCCCGCATGCCGTAGCGGATCCGCGCCCCCTCGAACGCGGGCCCGGCGGCGGCGGAGCAGGCGAGAAGCCGCTCGCGCGTCCCGACGACGATTTCGCCGTTCGTCCCGATGTCGATGGCGAGGCGGAGGCGGTCGCTCTCGTGCATCCCGGTTGCGAGGATCACCGCTACGGTGTCGGCCCCGACGAATCCGCCGATGAGGGGCGCCGCATAGAGCCGGCTCCGCGCGTGGGTCTTCAGACCCAGACGCCGGGCCAGCGTCCATCGCCCCGACGTCGAGGCCGGCACAAAGGGCGCCCGCGCGATCGCGTCCACCGGCAGGCCCAGTAGCAGGTGATTCATCGTCGTGTTGCCGACCGCGCTGACTTCATAGATGACCGACGGCTTGATTTGGGCCTGGCGGCACACCTCGGCGATGATCTCGTTCAGAGCCCCGATCACCAGGTCGTGCAGCGTTTTGAGGCCGCCCTTCTTTCGGCCGCAGTATTCGATCCGGGCCACCACGTCGTCGCCGTAGGCCGTCTGGGGGTTGGCGCGGCTGGCGACTGCGGCCGTCTCGCCCGTCACGAGGTCCACCAGGTACCCGACGACCGTCGTCGTCCCGATGTCCACCGCCAGGCCGTAGCACGCCTCGCCCGTGGTCGGGCGCTCCAGGTGCACGACCCGGTCCCCGAGGACGACGACCGCCGGGTGGAAGTCCAGGCTGCGGAGGCGTTCCGGCAAACTGCGCAGAACCTCCGTCTCGATGTGAAGGTCCGAAAAGCCCCGCTCCGCCAGGGCGTCGAGCAGCCGGTCCGCGTCCGCTCGCTGGTCCCGAAGCGAGGGCGGTTCGAGCCGCACGCTTACCTTCCGCGCGTTCGGTTCGAGGGCCACCGGCCGCCCGACGCCGTCCGTGAGGATCTTCTGGTCTCCGAGGCGCGTCTCCTCGGGGATGACGACGCGCAGGTCGCGCGTGACGCGGACCTGGCACGCCAGGCGGAGGCTTCGGCCGATTTCCTCGCCGGTGAGGATGCGGAGGCAGTTTTCGGTCGGCTTGGGGGGATCGTCGGGGATAATCACCCGGCACCCGCCGCAGATGCCTTTGCCGCCGCACGGGGCGTTGACGTGGATGCCCGCCGCCTGGGCCGACTCCAGAAGGGTCCGGCCGTCCGGCACCTCGCATCTCTGTCCGCCCGGCTCGAACGTGACGTAGTGGGTGTTTTTTGCCAAGGTGCATTCTCGCGACATTCAACGGGCTGGGAAAGAATGATAACAGACCGCCCCGGCGAGTCAACGTTCTGAAAAATACCCCAGGGGTAATTTTCGTGCGGCACCGCTTAAGCCCGCCGCGGTCTTGTCCACCGAAGCCCGACCTGTCCGCCATAGCCCGCAGGGCGACGGCGGAAGGGCGAAGGCGGAAGCGGCGGGTGACGTTACCTGTTTTCCCTGCCGCCCTTGACACAAGCGCCCCAAGATGTAGAATGCGGCCGGAGAAGCGCCACTAGCTCAGTTGGTAGAGCAGCTGACTCTTAATCAGCGGGTCCAAGGTTCGAGTCCTTGGTGGCGCACCAGACCATTTCCGCGGCCGCGGCAGCGCGGCCGCGTTTTTTTTCGCTGCGCGCGGCGGCTTGACAGGGCAGAGCGTTCGGCGTAAGAGAGACGCCGACGGGAAAGGGGTCGTGCCATGCTTACCGCCGAGCAGGTCCGCGACGAGAGCGACGTCTTCGCCGACCCGCGGATCCGGCGCGTGCCGG
This genomic interval carries:
- a CDS encoding AEC family transporter, encoding MNYLADLGYIAYSVVGPVLVLIAVGYLLGRRVPQAAEVLSKVFLYALIPTYVFFRILNADLGARAYGTIVLFSSVMVAALYAVGHFASRLRRHDRALRSAFVNSTILYNSANFSIPVMALAFAASEESQNYAVAVQAIVAVCQGVAAYTVGAVIAAAGSGPVGRAMLKALRLPFAYAVVAALILKRVGLGAEALERATLLWKPLVILSGAYVPVALMTLGAQMAQVKVVRAPADLALAVVARLVVGPLLGWGLVAAMGLEGPLAAILVIGTAAPSAVASAVVAIEFRNRPDFASSVVFLTTLGAAVTIPIIIFLTRTFL
- a CDS encoding ASKHA domain-containing protein, whose translation is MAKNTHYVTFEPGGQRCEVPDGRTLLESAQAAGIHVNAPCGGKGICGGCRVIIPDDPPKPTENCLRILTGEEIGRSLRLACQVRVTRDLRVVIPEETRLGDQKILTDGVGRPVALEPNARKVSVRLEPPSLRDQRADADRLLDALAERGFSDLHIETEVLRSLPERLRSLDFHPAVVVLGDRVVHLERPTTGEACYGLAVDIGTTTVVGYLVDLVTGETAAVASRANPQTAYGDDVVARIEYCGRKKGGLKTLHDLVIGALNEIIAEVCRQAQIKPSVIYEVSAVGNTTMNHLLLGLPVDAIARAPFVPASTSGRWTLARRLGLKTHARSRLYAAPLIGGFVGADTVAVILATGMHESDRLRLAIDIGTNGEIVVGTRERLLACSAAAGPAFEGARIRYGMRAATGAIDRVDFDGERLALHTIDDAPPVGLCGTGLIDAVAAALEADLIKPNGTMRPPEELRQRGHALAERVIRTDSETALVLATDGETGIGHPILLAQKDIREVQLAKGAIAAGIQILLSLWGARASDVEEVYLAGAFGNRVRPERALAIGLLPDLALGKVRFVGNAAGAGARMLLVNRDLRRTAEDVARGVEHVELSQQADFQSRFADAMFFPKRGAAE